A region of the Kwoniella shandongensis chromosome 11, complete sequence genome:
GAAAATCGTTTGTAGGCCAAGTCAACAGTTCTTCGCTTGTGCAAGAGTTGCAATGGGTAAGGAACAGGTTGGAGCTGACAGCCGCCACTATCGGTCACAAACTAGCGTCAGTGATTGACTCGGAGGCTATCGATACAGGTCGTACTTACCACTCGCCAAAGTACTTGCAGCCAGCATTTGGGTTCTTCCTCCTGTCACCCTCACCTCCTCTGAACTCCTCACTATACTCGAGGATTTCAACCAGATCTGCAGAACTGCATAGTCGGTCATGTTTGAATATCTTGCACCGTATCTTGTCGCCGGGATGGGCAAACGGTGTAATAATTGCCCATTTCTTTCCTGAGCTTGAAGTCCACAGTGAAAGCGACTCTCCTACAAAGTCATTCTTAGCAATTGTTCGCTGGATTGGACAGAACAAGGTCGACGGAACTCACCAGATACGGTGAATGCACCTGCGGTCGCCTCAACAATTTCGTATAGCTTCAGGTCCTCCGGAGCGTCCCATTCAGCTCCATCCTTTTTCGCCAAAACCTCCTCCACATAGTCTGGTCCGATGAAATCTTTAACGTCGTGGAAGAGCACGTCTGCTGGAGAGAATGCCTCGGGCAAGGGTCTTCTTTGCTTTCTGCCTTTCTTTCCTGGTCCCTTGCCATTGATTTTGGTCTCTGCGGGCTTTGACACCGAtgtagaagatgaaggcTCGGTGAACAGAGCGTTAACGGGCGCTTCTGTGACTTCGGTGAACGAGGCAGGAAGGTCGGCTTTGAATCGCTTTGCAGGGGGAGCTGCAACAGGAGAGCTTGCCATTTTGATGGGTGCTATCGTTCTAGCAAAGCGTGGTACTAGTCTAGCAAGAGCTGCTCGAAGGGACATGTACACTGTCCAACCGTATACAAAATGTTTACAACAGCACAACAGCACAACCAATAGCGACAACTTTGTTTCCAACGACGATCAACGGAAATTTAAAGTGGGGTGCGGATTTAGACTTGAGTGCAATCGAGGGCCGCGTCAGTCGCGAGCAAGTGCATCTCGAGCGTCATGAACGATCACACAACGTAGCGTATGACTTGATATTCAACTCTACTTTCGTTCGCGCCCAACCACAACAGCAAGCATACACCATGTCCAGCGGAGaaccttcatcctcaacagcGCCGGCTATCGTCGCTCCTGCGGGAATGCCGTCTGACAAGTACGATGCCATCAAGGCTTACCGAGCTGTTCGTGTCCTTTCCGTTGGCCCTCGACGTAGATACCGTTTGCTGATGTCAGTGCTGCTTCTCACAGAAAGTCAAGGAGCACTCTCGTATGGGCGACAACCTCAAAACAGGTATGTACTATTCGTGTACCTTGGCCCCCCGCACCTGGCTCAGAACTCACAACCGTGGATGAATTTTACAGTTCGACTGAACATCCGTACCCTCTCCACCGACTTTGACAAGACTGAAGAAGACATCAAAGCATTGCAGAGTGTTGGACAGATCATCGGAGAGATCTTGAAGCAGCTTGATGAGGAGCGATGTAAGTCATCCACTTCATGTTCCTGAATGCTGCAACCTGATTCAGTCTGACTAACGTGGTTATCCAGTCATCGTCAAAGCGTCTTCTGGACCTCGATATGTCGTTTCTTACCGTCCTACCCTTCCTgctgccaaggtgagtagcttTCAACCGACTGTACTGCGTTGCGTTCAGGACTCCGCTCATTCACTTCTCTTACAGCTCAAGGCAGGCGTTCGGGTCTCTCTCGATATGACAACTTTGACAATCATGCGAATTCTTCCTCGTGAGGTTGACCCAATGGTGAGCGACCATGATCAGGCGTATCATGCTTTAGCTAACCTGTGTGAAATAGGTCTACAACATGTCTCTCGAAGACCCTGGATCAGCGACATTCGCGGGAATTGGTGGTTTGGGAGAGCAAGTTAGGGAGCTGAGAGAAGTCATTGAACTGCCGTTGATGAACCCGGAGCTCTTTGAGGTGAGTTAACATCGTGACATATCGAATACGCCAAACTGATTATTATGTCATATTAGCGGGTCGGCATTACACCACCGAAGGGTGTTTTGCTATACGGTCCTCCTGGTACAGGAAAGACCTTGCTTGCTCGAGCAGTGGCTGCGACATTGAATACCAACTTCTTAAAGGTCGTCTCCTCAGCTGTGAGTTCTTTCGTTTTCTTTGTGATCACCCTTGGTGTTCCCATAATGTGAGTCCTAACAACGCCGGCCAATCACAGATCGTCGACAAGTACATCGGTGAATCAGCTCGACTTATCCGAGAGATGTTTGCCTACGCCAAAGAACATGAACCCTGTGTGATTTtcatggatgagattgatgcTATCGGTGGAAGACGTTTCTCAGAGGGTACCAGTGCCGACAGAGAAATCCAAAGAACattgatggaggtgagctccACGACATCGTTCTGTGACAGATCATTTTGCTGACCATGTTTACTATCCCGCAGTTGCTGAACCAAATGGACGGTTTCGACTCTCTCGGTAGAACAAAGATCATCATGGCAACGAACAGACCCGATACACTCGATCCAGCATTGTTACGACCAGGTCGATTGGATAGGAAGATCGAAATCCCCTTGCCCAATGAGCAAGGACGTTTAGAGATTCTCAAGATTCACGCTAAGGGGATCAACAAGTCGGGTGATATCGATTATGAAGCGGTCGTGAAACTCAGTGATGGTTTCAACGGTGCGGATTTGAGAAACGTGTGCACAGAGGTGAGAAGAGCCTAATTCTCAGTCCAGGCTACAAGGCGAACATGCGGCTGATCATCGATACTACGTAGGCGGGCATGTTTGCTATCCGAGAAGATCGAGACGCGGTCGTGCAAGAAGACTTCATGAAAGCTGTCAGAAAGCTGAACGATGCGAAGAAGCATGAGACGACGATGTAAGTTAAGTGGTAACGAGTATGAGGATCCACTGACACGAGTTGAGCAGGGACTACAACGCCGTATGATTACAACTTGGTATGCTAGACAGTATGCAATGCCCATATATGATCACCGTCTAGTCCTTTGTATCATACCTTAACCTCTGggcgagagggagagtgtgaCATCCTACTGATACTCGAATCGAGTGCATTGACGCACCAAGCGAAACACATAG
Encoded here:
- a CDS encoding 26S protease regulatory subunit 10B; amino-acid sequence: MSSGEPSSSTAPAIVAPAGMPSDKYDAIKAYRAKVKEHSRMGDNLKTVRLNIRTLSTDFDKTEEDIKALQSVGQIIGEILKQLDEERFIVKASSGPRYVVSYRPTLPAAKLKAGVRVSLDMTTLTIMRILPREVDPMVYNMSLEDPGSATFAGIGGLGEQVRELREVIELPLMNPELFERVGITPPKGVLLYGPPGTGKTLLARAVAATLNTNFLKVVSSAIVDKYIGESARLIREMFAYAKEHEPCVIFMDEIDAIGGRRFSEGTSADREIQRTLMELLNQMDGFDSLGRTKIIMATNRPDTLDPALLRPGRLDRKIEIPLPNEQGRLEILKIHAKGINKSGDIDYEAVVKLSDGFNGADLRNVCTEAGMFAIREDRDAVVQEDFMKAVRKLNDAKKHETTM